Proteins from a genomic interval of Streptomyces sp. NBC_01445:
- a CDS encoding uroporphyrinogen-III synthase, which yields MYDAQQGPTAGQHGPLAGFTVGVTAARRADELGALLQRRGATVLHAPALRIVPLADDSELLAATKEIVDHAPDVVVATTAIGFRGWVEAADGWGLGEALLARLRGVELLARGPKVKGAVRAAGLTEEWSPSSESMAEVLERLLDEGVDGRRVAVQLHGEPLPGFVEALREAGADVVGVPVYRWMPPEDIGPLDRLLDATLTRGVDALTFTSAPAAASLLSRAELRGKLPELLAALRHDVLPACVGPVTALPLQAHGVDTVQPERFRLGPLVQLLCAELPGRARALPIAGHRVEIRGQAVLVDGDLHPVPPAGMSLLRSLSRRPGWVVPRAELLRALPGAGSDEHAVETAMARLRTALGTPKLIQTVVKRGYRLALDPAADSKYGTD from the coding sequence ATGTACGACGCACAGCAGGGCCCCACGGCGGGGCAGCACGGCCCCCTCGCGGGCTTCACCGTGGGCGTGACCGCCGCGCGCCGCGCCGACGAGCTCGGCGCGCTGCTCCAGCGGCGCGGCGCCACCGTCCTGCACGCACCCGCGCTGCGCATCGTCCCGCTCGCCGACGACAGCGAGCTCCTCGCGGCGACCAAGGAGATCGTCGACCACGCGCCCGACGTCGTCGTCGCGACCACCGCGATCGGGTTCCGCGGCTGGGTCGAGGCCGCCGACGGCTGGGGCCTGGGCGAGGCGCTGCTGGCCCGGCTGCGCGGCGTGGAACTGCTCGCCCGCGGGCCCAAGGTCAAGGGCGCCGTCAGGGCCGCCGGGCTCACCGAGGAGTGGTCCCCGTCGTCCGAGTCGATGGCCGAGGTCCTCGAACGGCTCCTCGACGAGGGCGTCGACGGCCGCCGGGTCGCCGTCCAGCTGCACGGCGAGCCGCTGCCCGGGTTCGTCGAGGCGCTGCGCGAGGCGGGCGCCGACGTCGTGGGGGTGCCGGTGTACCGGTGGATGCCGCCGGAGGACATCGGCCCTCTCGACCGGCTGCTCGACGCGACCCTCACGCGGGGCGTCGACGCGCTCACGTTCACCAGCGCGCCCGCCGCCGCGTCCCTGCTCTCCCGGGCCGAACTGCGGGGCAAACTACCGGAGTTGCTCGCCGCCCTGCGCCACGACGTCCTGCCCGCCTGCGTCGGCCCCGTCACCGCGCTGCCGCTCCAGGCCCACGGCGTGGACACGGTGCAGCCCGAGCGCTTCCGCCTCGGGCCGCTCGTCCAGCTCCTGTGCGCCGAACTCCCGGGCAGGGCCCGTGCGTTGCCGATCGCGGGCCACCGCGTGGAGATCCGCGGCCAGGCCGTCCTGGTCGACGGCGATCTGCACCCCGTACCGCCCGCCGGGATGTCGCTCCTGCGCTCCCTCTCGCGCCGCCCCGGCTGGGTGGTCCCCCGCGCCGAACTCCTGCGCGCGCTGCCCGGCGCGGGCAGCGACGAACACGCGGTGGAAACGGCGATGGCCAGGCTCCGTACGGCCCTCGGCACCCCCAAGCTGATCCAGACGGTGGTCAAGCGCGGCTACCGCCTGGCCCTGGACCCGGCGGCGGACTCCAAGTACGGGACGGACTGA
- a CDS encoding CGNR zinc finger domain-containing protein has product MASPSSSSSYELRFDSGRSSLDLLATAHPDERLDSVGRLRAWLVGSGLVPVDTPLRDADAAWLAAMLELRGHIGQLVRGELDGRPASAALERVNALARAAPPAPRATRSTDGTLARALHADPGCGELLAAVARDAVELLTDPVARSCLRRCEGDSCPIIYLDTSRGRRRRWCSSEVCGNRERVARHRRRAALARA; this is encoded by the coding sequence ATGGCATCGCCATCGTCCTCGTCCTCGTACGAGCTGCGCTTCGACTCCGGGCGCAGTTCGCTGGATCTCCTGGCCACGGCGCACCCCGACGAACGGCTCGACTCGGTGGGGCGGTTGCGGGCCTGGCTGGTCGGCTCGGGGCTCGTGCCCGTGGACACGCCGCTGCGGGACGCCGACGCCGCCTGGCTCGCCGCGATGCTCGAACTGCGCGGCCATATCGGCCAGTTGGTGCGCGGCGAACTCGACGGCAGGCCCGCGTCCGCCGCCCTGGAGCGGGTCAACGCCCTCGCCCGCGCGGCGCCGCCCGCACCCCGCGCGACCCGCAGCACCGACGGCACCCTCGCCAGGGCCCTGCACGCCGACCCCGGCTGCGGCGAGCTGCTCGCCGCCGTCGCCCGTGACGCCGTGGAGCTCCTCACGGACCCGGTCGCCCGCTCCTGCCTGCGCCGCTGCGAGGGCGACAGCTGCCCGATCATCTATCTCGACACGTCCCGGGGGCGGCGCCGCCGCTGGTGCTCCAGCGAGGTGTGCGGCAACCGGGAGCGGGTGGCGCGACACCGGCGCAGGGCGGCACTCGCCCGGGCCTGA
- a CDS encoding type II toxin-antitoxin system VapB family antitoxin, with protein MAATQIDIDDEALAEAMRLSGARTKKETVNLALREYVERQRRAEARLRHFKASQDWDDESFWRLHAAEKGTA; from the coding sequence GTGGCCGCGACGCAGATCGACATAGACGACGAGGCTCTCGCCGAGGCCATGCGACTGTCCGGCGCGCGCACCAAGAAGGAGACGGTGAACCTCGCGCTGCGCGAGTACGTGGAGCGCCAGCGCCGTGCCGAGGCGCGCCTCCGGCACTTCAAGGCGTCCCAGGACTGGGACGACGAGAGCTTCTGGCGCCTGCACGCCGCCGAGAAGGGCACCGCCTGA
- a CDS encoding LysR family transcriptional regulator produces the protein MPDQPAAPGTPAPAHLEPRLLRAFLAVAEELHFTRAAARLYVAQQALSRDIRRLERELGVELFARSTRQVALTADGARLLPYARRVLDAQDELLAAFARRPAAGTRPLLVDVNSPGLVFERILERAREFAPECELMARYESGLTGAAAEMTAGRLDASFGRYAGLDPAVRARLSQQPVRYEPMTVVLPGDHPLAALDAVPLARLAGETVYAGAGNPRTPEWTDLAGRLFEGRGIAVAPPAPLAVGVEEFRRIMAKTGTPVLAAGDFPAMPGSVVRPLTDPVPLSPVSLVWPTALVHPGIDALRAAAATLAEENDWLRKPPGAWIPGIDALIMMSRD, from the coding sequence ATGCCCGACCAGCCAGCCGCGCCCGGCACGCCGGCCCCCGCCCACCTGGAGCCCCGACTGCTGCGCGCGTTCCTCGCCGTCGCCGAGGAACTGCACTTCACCCGCGCCGCCGCCCGGCTCTACGTCGCTCAGCAGGCCCTCAGCAGGGACATTCGCCGCCTCGAACGTGAGCTGGGCGTGGAGCTGTTCGCGCGGAGCACGCGCCAGGTCGCCCTGACCGCGGACGGTGCGCGGCTGCTGCCGTACGCGCGGCGGGTCCTCGATGCGCAGGACGAACTGCTCGCCGCCTTCGCGCGCCGCCCGGCAGCGGGGACGCGGCCGCTGCTCGTCGACGTGAACAGCCCCGGCCTCGTCTTCGAGCGCATCCTGGAGCGGGCCCGCGAGTTCGCCCCGGAGTGCGAGCTGATGGCCCGCTACGAGAGCGGCCTGACCGGCGCCGCCGCCGAGATGACGGCGGGCCGCCTGGACGCGTCGTTCGGGCGGTACGCGGGGCTCGACCCGGCGGTACGGGCGCGCCTTTCGCAGCAGCCCGTGCGGTACGAGCCGATGACGGTGGTCCTGCCCGGGGACCATCCCCTCGCCGCCCTGGACGCCGTACCGCTCGCGCGGCTCGCGGGCGAGACGGTGTACGCGGGCGCGGGCAATCCCCGTACACCGGAGTGGACCGACCTGGCCGGGCGGCTCTTCGAGGGGCGCGGGATAGCGGTCGCTCCCCCCGCGCCGCTCGCGGTGGGCGTCGAGGAGTTCCGGCGGATCATGGCCAAGACGGGGACGCCGGTGCTCGCCGCGGGGGACTTTCCAGCCATGCCCGGCTCCGTCGTGCGGCCCCTGACCGACCCCGTACCCCTGTCACCTGTGTCGCTGGTGTGGCCGACGGCGCTCGTGCACCCGGGGATCGACGCGCTCCGTGCGGCGGCGGCCACGCTCGCGGAGGAGAACGACTGGCTCCGTAAGCCCCCAGGCGCCTGGATTCCCGGCATAGATGCACTCATCATGATGAGTCGGGACTGA
- a CDS encoding anti-sigma factor family protein, with product MSASYDDYGPHGSGDVHETVGAYVLGVLDDAEASAFEAHLAGCELCAHQLEEFSGMEPMLAALADIPEPQGTPARERLGAQLGARPSDQLAGRLFDEVAQKRARKRRRGMYLVAAAAALIIGGPLTVLAVNDGGTDNVAEGAHPTSPAEDAFFNHMDEKVKATDAVTKVTATIGMEKKAWGTHTVLELKNVKGPLKCSLIAVGKNGERETVTTWSVPQWGYGIPDSKHEVSKEPLYVHGGAAFERNAIDHFEVETLDGKRLVEVDA from the coding sequence ATGAGTGCCTCGTACGACGACTACGGACCGCATGGGTCCGGTGACGTTCACGAGACGGTCGGCGCCTACGTGCTCGGTGTCCTCGACGACGCCGAGGCAAGCGCCTTCGAAGCGCATCTGGCGGGCTGCGAGCTGTGCGCACACCAGCTGGAGGAGTTCTCCGGCATGGAGCCGATGCTCGCCGCCCTCGCGGACATCCCCGAACCGCAGGGCACCCCCGCCAGAGAACGCCTCGGTGCGCAGCTCGGCGCCCGCCCGAGCGACCAGCTCGCCGGCCGGCTCTTCGACGAGGTGGCGCAGAAGCGGGCCCGCAAGCGCCGCCGCGGGATGTACCTGGTGGCGGCCGCCGCCGCACTGATCATCGGCGGCCCGCTGACCGTGCTCGCCGTGAACGACGGCGGGACGGACAACGTCGCCGAGGGGGCCCACCCCACCAGCCCCGCCGAGGACGCCTTCTTCAACCACATGGACGAGAAGGTCAAGGCGACCGACGCGGTCACGAAGGTCACCGCCACCATCGGCATGGAGAAGAAGGCCTGGGGCACCCACACCGTCCTGGAGCTGAAGAACGTCAAGGGCCCGCTGAAGTGCTCCCTGATCGCGGTCGGGAAGAACGGCGAGCGCGAGACGGTCACCACCTGGTCCGTCCCGCAGTGGGGTTACGGCATTCCCGACAGCAAGCACGAGGTCTCGAAGGAACCCCTGTACGTGCACGGGGGCGCCGCGTTCGAGCGCAACGCCATCGACCACTTCGAGGTCGAGACCCTCGACGGCAAACGCCTCGTGGAGGTCGACGCGTAG
- a CDS encoding glycosyltransferase, producing MSSRPRSNRRAPRRRRLPMRYLLPSLLLVALLAMLMLRGYVHSEILADHRIQPPAATDQVPEKILEGGPVIDTRGGRETGMSVPDHRLVLTFDDGPDPQWTPKVLDVLKEHHAHGVFFVTGTMASRYPDLVKRMVDEGHEVGLHTFNHPDLSYQSKSRIDWELTQNQTALAGAAGIRTSLFRPPYSSFADAMDNKSWPVTKYIGSRGYITVVNNTDSEDWKRPGVDEIIRRATPKGGKGAIVLMHDSGGDRSQTVAALDRFLPQLQGQGYDFVNLTEALGAPSAHTPVHGLELAKGKAWIYAVGASDDVTDVLGVGLAVIGVLVFTRFGLMLLLSGAHARRVRRRGFSWGPPVTEPVSVLVPAFNEAKCIENTVRSLMSSEHPIEIIVIDDGSTDGTARIVENLRLPNVRVVRQHNAGKPAALNRGLANARFDLIVMMDGDTVFEPSTVRELVQPFGDQRVGAVAGNAKVGNKDSLIGAWQHIEYVMGFNLDRRMYDMLRCMPTIPGAVGAFRRSALERIGGMSDDTLAEDTDVTMALHRDGWRVVYAEKARAWTEAPESVQQLWSQRYRWSYGTMQAIWKHRRSVIESGPSGRFGRIGLPFVALFMVLAPLLAPLIDVFLLYGLVFGPTEKTIVAWLGVLAIQAVCAAYAFRLDRERMTHLISLPLQQVLYRQLMYVVLLQSWITALTGGRLRWQKLRRTGAVEAPGAIPRQRASRGNDRRPVA from the coding sequence ATGTCCTCCCGCCCACGCAGCAACCGCAGGGCGCCGCGTCGCCGCCGCCTGCCCATGCGCTATCTGCTGCCGTCGCTGCTCCTTGTCGCCCTGCTCGCGATGCTCATGCTCCGCGGGTACGTGCACAGCGAGATCCTCGCCGACCACCGCATCCAGCCGCCCGCCGCCACCGATCAGGTCCCCGAGAAGATCCTCGAGGGCGGACCCGTCATCGACACGCGCGGCGGGCGCGAGACCGGCATGAGCGTGCCCGACCACCGGCTCGTCCTCACCTTCGACGACGGCCCCGACCCGCAGTGGACCCCGAAGGTCCTCGACGTCCTGAAGGAACACCACGCGCACGGCGTCTTCTTCGTCACCGGCACCATGGCCTCCCGCTACCCGGACCTGGTCAAACGCATGGTCGACGAGGGTCACGAGGTCGGCCTGCACACCTTCAACCACCCCGACCTCTCGTACCAGTCCAAGAGCCGCATCGACTGGGAACTCACCCAGAACCAGACGGCCCTGGCCGGTGCGGCCGGCATCCGCACCTCGCTGTTCCGGCCGCCGTACTCCTCGTTCGCCGACGCCATGGACAACAAGTCGTGGCCGGTCACCAAGTACATCGGCAGCCGCGGGTACATCACCGTCGTCAACAACACCGACAGTGAGGACTGGAAGCGCCCCGGCGTCGACGAGATCATCCGCCGCGCCACGCCCAAGGGCGGCAAAGGCGCGATCGTCCTGATGCACGACTCCGGCGGCGACCGCTCGCAGACCGTCGCCGCCCTCGACCGCTTCCTGCCCCAGCTCCAGGGCCAGGGATACGACTTCGTCAACCTCACCGAGGCGCTCGGGGCACCCAGCGCCCACACGCCCGTGCACGGTCTCGAACTGGCCAAGGGCAAGGCGTGGATCTACGCCGTCGGCGCTTCGGACGACGTGACGGACGTCCTCGGCGTCGGACTCGCGGTCATCGGCGTCCTCGTCTTCACCCGCTTCGGCCTGATGCTCCTCCTGTCCGGGGCGCACGCCCGGCGCGTGCGGCGCCGCGGATTCTCCTGGGGGCCGCCCGTCACCGAACCGGTGTCGGTCCTGGTCCCGGCGTTCAACGAGGCCAAGTGCATCGAGAACACGGTGCGTTCACTCATGTCGAGCGAGCACCCCATCGAGATCATCGTCATCGACGACGGCTCGACCGACGGCACGGCCCGCATCGTCGAGAATCTGCGCCTGCCGAACGTCCGGGTGGTCCGCCAGCACAACGCGGGCAAGCCGGCCGCGCTCAACAGGGGCCTGGCCAACGCCCGGTTCGACCTGATCGTGATGATGGACGGCGACACGGTCTTCGAGCCGTCCACCGTCCGCGAGCTCGTCCAGCCCTTCGGCGACCAGCGCGTCGGTGCGGTCGCGGGCAACGCGAAGGTCGGCAACAAGGACTCCCTGATCGGGGCCTGGCAGCACATCGAGTACGTGATGGGCTTCAACCTCGACCGCCGCATGTACGACATGCTGCGCTGCATGCCCACGATCCCCGGGGCCGTGGGCGCCTTCCGCCGCAGCGCCCTCGAGCGCATCGGCGGCATGAGCGACGACACGCTCGCCGAGGACACCGACGTCACGATGGCCCTGCACCGGGACGGCTGGCGCGTGGTCTACGCCGAGAAGGCCCGCGCCTGGACCGAGGCCCCGGAGTCGGTCCAGCAGCTCTGGTCCCAGCGCTACCGATGGTCGTACGGCACGATGCAGGCGATCTGGAAACACCGCCGCTCCGTGATCGAGTCGGGCCCCTCCGGCCGATTCGGCCGCATCGGACTGCCGTTCGTCGCCCTCTTCATGGTCCTCGCGCCGCTCCTGGCGCCCCTCATCGACGTCTTCCTGCTCTACGGCCTCGTGTTCGGCCCCACGGAGAAGACGATCGTCGCCTGGCTCGGCGTCCTCGCCATCCAGGCCGTCTGCGCGGCGTACGCCTTCCGGCTCGACCGCGAACGCATGACCCATCTCATCTCACTCCCGCTCCAGCAAGTCCTCTACCGGCAGCTGATGTACGTCGTGCTGCTCCAGTCCTGGATCACCGCGCTCACCGGCGGCCGGCTGCGCTGGCAGAAGCTGCGGCGTACCGGAGCGGTGGAGGCGCCGGGGGCGATTCCGCGTCAGCGGGCGTCGCGCGGCAACGATCGGAGGCCCGTCGCATGA
- a CDS encoding acyltransferase family protein, with protein MPQVPFPQVPFTPEPPPAPAPPAAPPAQAAAPKKPGRDRYLDLLRSIALVRVVAYHLFGWAWLTVLFPSMGVMFALAGSLMARSLSRPATGVIRGRIRRLLPPMWAFSVVILALLFLGGWNPGKDPDSGGTWGWISLFNYFVPVGAPSFPWHLGDKAGLLEDTWPSQAAGPLWYLRAYLWFVIASPLLLRAFRKVPWATLLAPLALTAVVGTGIVTIPGETGNAVTDFAVYGGCWVLGFAHHEGVLAKVPRYLAVSCSAIVMAFGLWWASGHLGPDGWDLNDIPLAQATWSFGFVVILLQYSPSWQELPGRLAKWDKLITLSNNRAVTIYLWHNILIMATVPIIDLAYNLPFMEDARWSGALDSTYMLWMFVLTWPLIALAVLGTGWIEDLAAKRRPRLWPNGVKKRAHSR; from the coding sequence ATGCCGCAGGTGCCGTTCCCGCAGGTGCCGTTCACACCGGAACCGCCGCCCGCGCCAGCTCCGCCCGCCGCCCCGCCCGCGCAGGCCGCCGCGCCCAAGAAGCCGGGCCGCGACCGCTATCTGGACCTGCTGCGCTCCATCGCGCTCGTCCGCGTCGTCGCCTACCACCTCTTCGGGTGGGCCTGGCTGACGGTCCTCTTCCCGTCCATGGGCGTGATGTTCGCGCTCGCCGGATCGCTGATGGCGCGCTCCCTGAGCCGGCCCGCGACCGGTGTGATCAGGGGCCGTATCCGCCGGCTCCTGCCGCCCATGTGGGCGTTCAGCGTCGTCATCCTCGCCCTGCTCTTCCTGGGCGGCTGGAACCCCGGCAAGGACCCCGACAGCGGCGGGACCTGGGGCTGGATCAGCCTGTTCAACTACTTCGTGCCCGTCGGGGCGCCGTCGTTCCCCTGGCACCTCGGCGACAAGGCGGGCCTCCTGGAGGACACCTGGCCGTCGCAGGCCGCGGGCCCGCTCTGGTACCTGCGGGCCTACCTGTGGTTCGTCATCGCCTCGCCGCTGCTGCTCCGGGCGTTCCGCAAGGTGCCGTGGGCGACGCTGCTCGCGCCGCTCGCGCTGACGGCGGTCGTCGGTACGGGCATCGTCACCATCCCCGGCGAGACGGGGAACGCGGTCACCGACTTCGCGGTCTACGGAGGCTGCTGGGTCCTCGGCTTCGCCCATCACGAGGGCGTCCTCGCGAAGGTGCCGCGCTATCTCGCGGTGTCCTGCTCGGCGATCGTGATGGCGTTCGGACTGTGGTGGGCCTCGGGCCATCTCGGGCCGGACGGCTGGGACCTGAACGACATCCCGCTGGCGCAGGCGACCTGGTCCTTCGGGTTCGTCGTCATCCTGCTCCAGTACTCGCCGTCCTGGCAGGAGCTGCCGGGCCGGCTCGCCAAGTGGGACAAGCTCATCACGCTGTCCAACAACCGCGCGGTCACGATCTATCTCTGGCACAACATACTGATCATGGCCACGGTGCCGATCATCGACCTCGCGTACAACCTGCCGTTCATGGAGGACGCGAGATGGAGCGGTGCCCTCGACTCCACGTACATGCTCTGGATGTTCGTGCTGACCTGGCCGCTGATAGCGCTCGCGGTCCTCGGCACGGGCTGGATCGAGGACCTCGCCGCCAAGCGGCGCCCGCGGCTCTGGCCGAACGGCGTCAAGAAGCGGGCACATAGTCGCTAG
- a CDS encoding PIN domain-containing protein, with amino-acid sequence MLRYLVDSTAVWRLQRDRSLNDAWSREIEEGTIASCQPQRTEFRRSARDLDEYDAMTDMFGSLYPDAPVPKNAWQWVETAQYRLAQRGRHRSLSTVDWLICATAAHHGLVVLHDDKDFAAAAGLLTDLDEHSVHRTPN; translated from the coding sequence GTGCTGCGGTACCTGGTCGACTCGACGGCGGTGTGGCGGCTCCAGCGCGACCGGTCGCTCAACGACGCCTGGAGCCGTGAGATCGAGGAGGGCACCATCGCCTCCTGCCAGCCTCAGCGCACCGAGTTCCGCCGCTCCGCGCGCGACCTCGACGAATACGACGCGATGACCGACATGTTCGGCAGCCTCTACCCGGACGCGCCGGTCCCCAAGAACGCCTGGCAGTGGGTCGAGACGGCGCAGTACCGACTCGCCCAGCGCGGCCGCCACCGGAGTCTGTCGACGGTCGACTGGCTCATCTGCGCCACCGCGGCCCACCACGGCCTCGTGGTGCTCCACGACGACAAGGACTTCGCCGCCGCCGCGGGCCTGCTGACGGACCTCGACGAGCACAGCGTCCACCGCACGCCGAACTGA
- a CDS encoding nitrate/nitrite transporter, producing MAARSWIQRWDPEDETFWSREGGEKVARRNLAFSILSEHIGFSIWTLWSVMVLFMGPEYGIDPAGKFFLVSMATMVGAVARVPYTFAVARFGGRNWTILAASLLLIPTAAAFVVMEPGTSYTTFMVCALLTGVGGGNFASSMTNINSFFPLRKKGWALGLNAGGGNIGVPVVQLAGLAVIGASGGPRVLLGIYLPLIAVSAICAALFMDNLATVKNDTGAAKEAVRDPHTWIMSFLYIGTFGSFIGYSFAFGLVLQTQFGRTPLQAASITFIGPLLGSLIRPVGGRLADRFGGARITLWNFVAMAAATAVVVLASTQKSLPLFTTAFIALFVLTGLGNGSTYKMIPGIFQAKATARGLAGEEAAAYGRRLSGASMGLIGAVGALGGLGINLAFRQSFQTAGTGTAAFVGFLVFYAVCFALTWSVYLRRPAGADAPVQAAEPEPRLNYAEV from the coding sequence ATGGCAGCCCGGAGTTGGATCCAGAGGTGGGATCCGGAGGACGAGACGTTCTGGTCGCGCGAGGGCGGCGAGAAGGTCGCGCGGCGCAATCTCGCGTTCTCCATCCTGTCCGAGCACATCGGGTTCTCGATCTGGACCCTGTGGTCCGTGATGGTGCTGTTCATGGGGCCCGAGTACGGCATCGACCCGGCCGGCAAGTTCTTCCTGGTCTCGATGGCCACGATGGTCGGGGCGGTCGCACGCGTGCCCTACACCTTCGCCGTCGCCCGCTTCGGCGGCCGGAACTGGACGATCCTCGCGGCGAGCCTGCTCCTCATCCCGACGGCCGCCGCGTTCGTCGTGATGGAGCCGGGGACCTCGTACACGACGTTCATGGTGTGCGCGCTGCTCACCGGCGTCGGCGGCGGCAACTTCGCCTCGTCGATGACCAACATCAACTCCTTCTTCCCGCTGCGGAAGAAGGGCTGGGCGCTCGGCCTGAACGCGGGCGGCGGCAACATCGGCGTCCCCGTCGTGCAGCTCGCCGGGCTCGCCGTGATCGGCGCGAGCGGCGGCCCGCGCGTGCTGCTGGGGATCTACCTCCCGCTCATCGCCGTGTCGGCGATCTGCGCCGCGCTGTTCATGGACAACCTCGCGACCGTGAAGAACGACACCGGCGCGGCCAAGGAGGCCGTGCGCGACCCGCACACGTGGATCATGTCGTTCCTCTACATCGGGACGTTCGGGTCGTTCATCGGCTACAGCTTCGCGTTCGGGCTCGTCCTGCAGACGCAGTTCGGCAGGACACCGCTCCAGGCCGCGTCGATCACGTTCATCGGGCCGCTGCTCGGCTCCCTGATCCGGCCTGTGGGCGGCCGGCTCGCCGACCGGTTCGGCGGCGCCCGCATCACGCTGTGGAACTTTGTCGCCATGGCCGCCGCCACCGCCGTGGTCGTCCTCGCGTCGACGCAGAAGTCGCTGCCGCTGTTCACCACGGCGTTCATCGCCCTGTTCGTGCTCACCGGGCTCGGCAACGGGTCGACGTACAAGATGATCCCCGGCATCTTCCAGGCCAAGGCAACGGCCCGAGGGCTCGCGGGGGAGGAGGCCGCGGCGTACGGGCGGCGCCTGTCCGGGGCCTCGATGGGGCTGATCGGGGCGGTGGGCGCGCTCGGCGGGCTCGGCATCAACCTCGCCTTCCGCCAGTCCTTCCAGACCGCGGGCACCGGCACGGCCGCCTTCGTCGGGTTCCTCGTCTTCTACGCGGTGTGCTTCGCCCTCACCTGGTCCGTATACCTTCGCCGCCCGGCCGGCGCGGACGCTCCCGTGCAGGCCGCGGAGCCGGAGCCCCGGCTCAACTACGCGGAGGTGTGA
- a CDS encoding sigma-70 family RNA polymerase sigma factor, with amino-acid sequence MRKDSAVADERPPRARHRAPQPPEPDEELMRALYREHAGPLLAYVLRLVAGDRQRAEDVVQETLIRAWKNAGQLNRATGSVRPWLVTVARRIVIDGHRSRQARPQEVDPSPLEVIPAEDEIDKALWLMTLSDALEDLTPAHREVLVETYFKGRTVNEAAETLGIPSGTVRSRVFYALRSMKLALEERGVTA; translated from the coding sequence GTGCGCAAGGATTCCGCCGTGGCCGATGAACGCCCGCCGAGGGCACGACATCGCGCGCCGCAGCCTCCTGAGCCCGACGAGGAGCTGATGCGCGCGCTCTACCGCGAGCACGCGGGTCCACTTCTGGCCTATGTGCTCAGGCTGGTGGCGGGGGACCGGCAGCGCGCCGAAGATGTCGTACAGGAAACGCTCATCCGTGCCTGGAAGAACGCCGGTCAGCTCAACCGAGCGACCGGTTCGGTACGCCCCTGGCTGGTGACGGTCGCCCGGCGCATCGTCATCGACGGCCACCGCAGCCGGCAGGCCCGGCCGCAGGAGGTCGATCCGTCGCCGCTGGAGGTCATCCCCGCGGAGGACGAGATCGACAAGGCGCTGTGGCTGATGACCCTTTCGGACGCGCTCGAGGACCTGACGCCCGCCCACCGCGAGGTGCTGGTGGAGACGTACTTCAAGGGGCGTACGGTCAACGAGGCCGCCGAGACACTCGGTATTCCCAGCGGAACGGTGCGCTCACGGGTGTTCTACGCGCTGCGTTCCATGAAGCTGGCGCTGGAGGAGCGGGGGGTGACGGCATGA